From the genome of Streptococcus lutetiensis, one region includes:
- a CDS encoding DpnD/PcfM family protein, protein MVVFNVEIEEVLQRVVEVEAEDKAQALRLISERYRQEEIVLNENDYKGYEIRVISD, encoded by the coding sequence ATGGTAGTATTTAATGTAGAAATCGAAGAAGTCCTTCAAAGGGTTGTAGAAGTTGAGGCAGAAGATAAAGCTCAAGCATTGAGATTGATAAGTGAACGCTACAGACAAGAAGAGATTGTTTTGAATGAAAATGATTATAAAGGTTATGAAATTAGGGTGATTTCAGATTAA
- a CDS encoding ABC transporter substrate-binding protein — protein MRRRLLKTLMVSLSAGLLLTGCGNSKPEVGSIKGYDKGEEYLSIWVHSIEDTDEGQAYKESVNTFNKKYNGKYFADIEFIPRNDSGGGYSDKINASVMSGGLPDVLTVDGPNIAAYAENGIIQPLAKLSNKEKSAYLDSIIAQGTYDNKLYALGAVESSVGLYYNKDILAEAGVSVPDANHPWTWSEFLEVLKKVQPICEEKGGYPLDMTFPTGETTIYFYAPFFWSNGGDFVDKSGLKVDGIFNSKENLETVNYFKQILANGYMSKVAISNLFESGRAAFKIDGAWEVNSVYTSYEQLNLGVAPYVVSDNWDGGRYTPTGSWAFAASKTTKNIKGATELVKWMSGAESGERLWDKTKSFPSTYEAYNHISTFSEDANYAALYNQLKDYGHPRSITPVYPQVSDRVQAVLEDSVLSGADAKEELNHAVDKINAKLKRYVLEEKENEKE, from the coding sequence ATGCGTAGAAGGCTCTTAAAAACATTAATGGTATCACTTTCTGCAGGGCTTTTGTTAACAGGATGCGGCAACAGTAAACCTGAAGTTGGCAGTATAAAGGGGTATGACAAGGGAGAAGAGTATCTATCAATCTGGGTTCATTCAATTGAAGATACCGATGAAGGACAGGCTTATAAAGAATCGGTCAATACCTTCAATAAAAAATACAATGGTAAATATTTTGCGGACATTGAATTTATTCCTCGAAATGATAGCGGTGGTGGTTATTCTGATAAAATCAATGCCTCTGTTATGTCTGGAGGATTACCTGATGTGTTGACGGTAGATGGTCCCAATATCGCAGCTTATGCAGAAAATGGTATTATTCAACCTTTGGCAAAATTATCGAATAAGGAAAAGAGTGCTTATCTTGACTCGATCATTGCTCAAGGAACTTATGATAATAAACTCTACGCTCTGGGAGCTGTAGAGTCTAGCGTGGGGCTTTATTACAATAAAGATATTTTAGCTGAGGCTGGTGTTAGTGTACCTGACGCTAATCACCCGTGGACTTGGTCAGAGTTTTTAGAGGTCTTGAAGAAAGTTCAACCGATTTGTGAAGAAAAGGGGGGCTATCCTTTGGATATGACTTTCCCAACGGGTGAGACAACGATTTATTTTTATGCACCATTTTTCTGGTCAAATGGAGGTGACTTTGTTGACAAGAGTGGTTTGAAAGTTGATGGCATCTTTAATTCAAAAGAAAATCTAGAAACGGTTAACTATTTTAAACAAATTCTAGCAAATGGCTACATGTCGAAAGTTGCTATTAGTAATTTATTTGAAAGTGGACGTGCGGCTTTCAAAATCGATGGCGCGTGGGAAGTTAATTCGGTTTATACAAGTTATGAACAATTAAATCTTGGTGTTGCTCCATACGTTGTTTCAGATAACTGGGATGGTGGTCGTTACACTCCAACAGGATCTTGGGCATTTGCAGCTTCTAAAACGACAAAAAATATTAAAGGGGCAACAGAATTGGTTAAGTGGATGAGTGGCGCTGAAAGTGGCGAACGTCTTTGGGATAAAACCAAGAGTTTCCCTTCAACTTACGAAGCTTACAATCATATCAGTACATTCTCCGAAGATGCAAACTATGCCGCACTTTATAACCAATTGAAAGATTATGGACATCCTCGCTCAATCACACCAGTTTATCCGCAAGTTAGTGACCGTGTTCAGGCAGTTCTAGAAGATAGTGTTCTCTCTGGTGCAGATGCCAAGGAAGAACTTAATCACGCGGTTGATAAAATCAATGCGAAATTGAAACGTTATGTTCTTGAGGAGAAAGAAAATGAAAAAGAATAA
- a CDS encoding M42 family metallopeptidase: protein MKTTVDYITKLANIPSPTGYTSHIMNYVIAELESFGYAPVRTNKGGVMVTVTGKDDSKHRVVTAHLDTLGAMVRAVKPDGRLKMDLIGGFVYNAIEGENCTIHVAKNGKKISGTILMHQTSVHVYKDAGTAERNQANMEIRLDEKVTNEKETRALGIEVGDFISFDPRVVVTESGFIKSRHLDDKVSAAILIELLKEYKAQNITLPYTTHFYFSAFEELGHGANSSIPTATVEYLSVDMGAMGDDQQTDEYSVSICVKDGSGPYNFELRQHLVALAEENKIPYKLDIYPYYGSDASAALRAGAEVKHALFGAGIESSHSYERTHIDSVQATEHLVDAYLKSPIVE from the coding sequence ATGAAAACAACAGTTGATTATATTACAAAACTTGCAAATATTCCTTCACCTACTGGCTACACAAGCCACATTATGAATTACGTGATTGCTGAGCTTGAAAGTTTCGGCTACGCTCCTGTCCGCACAAATAAAGGTGGCGTTATGGTCACTGTCACTGGTAAAGATGACAGCAAACACCGCGTGGTCACAGCTCACCTTGATACCCTTGGTGCCATGGTTCGTGCTGTCAAACCAGATGGCCGCCTTAAAATGGACCTTATCGGTGGCTTTGTCTACAACGCTATCGAAGGTGAAAATTGTACTATCCATGTTGCCAAAAATGGTAAAAAAATTAGTGGTACAATCCTTATGCACCAAACTTCTGTTCATGTCTACAAAGATGCTGGAACTGCTGAACGCAATCAAGCTAACATGGAAATTCGTCTGGACGAAAAAGTAACCAACGAAAAAGAAACACGCGCCCTTGGTATCGAAGTTGGAGACTTTATCTCATTTGACCCACGCGTGGTTGTTACCGAATCAGGTTTCATCAAATCACGTCACTTGGATGACAAAGTATCAGCAGCCATTCTCATTGAATTACTCAAAGAATACAAAGCTCAAAATATCACTTTGCCATACACAACTCACTTCTACTTCTCAGCTTTCGAAGAACTCGGTCACGGTGCTAACTCAAGCATTCCAACTGCAACAGTCGAATACCTTTCAGTTGATATGGGAGCAATGGGTGATGACCAACAAACAGATGAATACAGCGTTTCAATCTGCGTCAAAGACGGTTCTGGGCCTTATAACTTCGAACTTCGCCAACATCTTGTTGCCCTAGCTGAAGAAAATAAAATTCCATATAAATTAGACATCTACCCATACTATGGTAGTGACGCCTCTGCTGCTCTTCGTGCAGGTGCCGAAGTCAAACACGCCCTCTTTGGCGCAGGTATCGAATCAAGCCACTCATACGAACGCACACACATCGACTCTGTCCAAGCAACAGAACACCTCGTTGATGCTTACCTAAAAAGCCCAATTGTGGAATAA
- a CDS encoding LacI family DNA-binding transcriptional regulator, with amino-acid sequence MSKQKITFSDIAKYTNFSKTTISRYFNNPDSLTEKNRSIIKKALDDLGYQENKIAQVLAKGQTEFIGIIIPNLYLHYYSAILNQILTSYSDNHYKFLVFLGDDDIELERQYIQELQAYNIQGLITLSHTIPSEELASYNIPIVSIEREAQFISSVNTDNHLGGVQATSHLIKNNCDILIHINNFVNEDIPAYGRIAGFKTISSDSDIPYQIYQKDLGSNYSEISQSITQLFKEIDKNYAGKRKGIFLANDTYANIFLNAVFQKYGCLPDNYKIIGFDDSPIASEAILPLSSIKQDISKITETALDILQDLIQEHRKTKGKQQTIQHREVAPKLIKRNTTD; translated from the coding sequence ATGAGTAAACAAAAAATCACTTTTTCCGATATTGCAAAATATACCAATTTTTCAAAAACAACAATCTCGCGCTATTTTAACAACCCTGACTCACTGACTGAAAAAAACCGTAGCATTATCAAAAAAGCGCTTGATGATTTGGGGTACCAAGAAAATAAAATCGCTCAAGTTCTAGCTAAGGGACAGACTGAATTCATCGGAATCATCATTCCAAACCTCTACCTTCACTATTACTCAGCCATTTTAAATCAAATTTTGACTAGCTACTCAGATAATCATTATAAGTTCCTGGTCTTCCTTGGCGATGATGATATCGAGTTAGAACGTCAGTATATCCAAGAACTCCAAGCCTACAACATTCAAGGTTTGATTACCCTTAGTCATACGATTCCATCAGAAGAACTAGCATCTTACAATATCCCTATCGTTAGCATCGAGCGCGAAGCGCAATTTATCAGTAGCGTCAATACCGACAACCACCTTGGTGGGGTCCAAGCAACCAGCCATTTGATAAAAAATAATTGTGATATTCTCATTCACATCAATAACTTCGTCAATGAGGACATCCCTGCTTATGGTCGTATCGCTGGGTTTAAAACCATTTCTAGCGATAGCGATATTCCTTATCAAATCTATCAAAAAGACCTTGGTAGCAACTACAGCGAAATCAGTCAAAGCATCACCCAGTTATTTAAAGAAATCGATAAAAACTACGCTGGCAAACGTAAAGGAATTTTCCTAGCCAATGATACTTATGCCAACATTTTCTTAAATGCTGTTTTCCAAAAATACGGTTGCTTGCCAGATAATTACAAAATCATCGGTTTTGACGATTCGCCAATTGCAAGCGAAGCTATTTTACCTTTATCAAGTATCAAGCAAGACATCTCTAAAATCACAGAAACTGCCCTTGATATTTTACAAGATTTAATCCAAGAACACCGTAAAACCAAAGGCAAACAGCAGACGATTCAACATAGAGAAGTCGCACCAAAACTAATCAAACGAAATACAACTGATTAA